A window of Bacillaceae bacterium S4-13-56 genomic DNA:
TTTCGGTTGTGGGCTCTTCCTGTTCCGTTCCCTTTAAGGAATTAATTGTTTCTACTAATCTTTTATTACTTAAAATACTCTGTGGCCAATTGACATATGGGACACCGGTTTGTTCATATTCCAATTGCTTTCCACCAATACTAAGGCTTAGCTTCGTGACATTCCAACCATTTACAGCCTTTTGTACAAATCCCAGCTCAGATAAAATTGGGTTCATTTTAAACTTAGAGACTCCAAAATGTTTTCTGAGTGCAGTCGCATTGATTAGTTTCTCGTTTTGATTAGAAAACATATCATGATCCTTAATACTTTCATCCCAAGCTATGTACTCCCCCGCTTTTGGAAGTTTTTTCACTGTTCCACCAATCTTCTTCCCCTCAGCCGTCAATATCCAATTATCGTTTTCTCTTTCAACAAACCCACGTTGGAGAAGTGTTTCAAATACTTCTTTAACAGGTTTATTTAATTCTTTTGGAAAGTGCCGTTGTAGATAGATATTTTTTCTTCGTATTTGTAAACATCCTACTCACCTCTTTTTTCCTTAATTTTACCATTAGCCAAAGTGAGTATTTGTCTACTTTTGTCGAAAGGCTTTGAAAAATGTAAAAATGATACAAAATAAGGATAATATAGTTATAAATTCCCAAATAAACACTTGATCTCGATTTTTGGTTGATGACACTTTGCGAAACTGATAAAGGTTTAAACCTCTTTGAGATGCTGCCATTCTTAAAAAATGCTATCATTCACACATAGGTTTACCACCAAGGAGGCCCACTCATGAAAAAATCCCTAAAAGTAGTAGCAGCCATCATTGAGAACGACAAAAAGGAAATCTTGTGTGCTCTTCGTTCCCCAGAGATGTCTTTACCCAACCATTGGGAGTTCCCTGGTGGAAAAGTAGAAGAAGGTGAGGATATATATTCAGCACTAACACGGGAGATTGAAGAAGAGTTGGGTTGCACGATAAAAACGGAAGATCTATTCCATGAAAACACCCATGAATACGATACATTCATCATCAACCTAGTTGCCATCATGGCGAAAAACATTCATGGCACTCCAACACCAAAAGAGCATTCCAAGCTCATCTGGCTTAAATCAGAAAACCTTGATTCTCTGAAATGGGCTCCTGCTGATATACCCGCTGTTCAGAAATTAATCAAAGAAAAATAGCCCCTATACAGGAGGCTAGAAAGCAATACTCTTACTCACTTTTGGAATGAAAGCTGGTGGAATTTCTTCTATTACAATTCAAAGCTATTGGTTTTTCCATAGTGTCTTAAATAGTCGGAGGCTTCATTTCCAGACCCCAAAGCAGTAATGCTTCCAATCACTGGGGGTCTACCTTTGATCCCTCCATCACTTTATCCTATAGAAACCCTTAAACACTGCAGATACAATTTCACTAAACATCTCCTTGATTTAGCCTACTAATTAATTTTTGCCGTACCTCAGAAAGACTTTCTTTAAATGCATGTTCTAACCTAATCATAGAATCAACCATGAATATAATCATTTCATCCCAATCATCTTGGTTAAATACATCCACATTATCCTTTTGAAATTTAACACGGGATGCTTTCTTATCATCAAGACGATCCCAATGCAAAGAATCTCCGAATTTCTCTTCAATTGAATCCTTTAGTTTATATAATTCGTCAAAAATAAATTTGTTTTCATTCTTAATGGGACGTTGAATATATAGTTCAACCCGTGCATATGATTTTGACATTACAAAATTATAGGCTGTATTTGATATTCCAGTTCCAGTTCCAATCCAATTATCTTTTGAAGGACTAATATTTTTAAATAGGTCGGATTTTTTGTTCATCTCTGGTAACAATTGATTCCAAAAATTGATTCTAACATTATGCCTATTTTTGGACTGAACTTGGATATCAATATCATCTTGATTCTTTTCAGCCATGCTAATGATATATTCTTCAGAATCCTTCATAGGAATAACTTGCTCAATATTTAAAAAAAGATTGTCGTCTAACTCATACGGTATCACTTTAAAACATTGAATGCGAAGTTTATAGTTCAATAACCATAAAACCGTTGATGTAACTTCTTTTCTGAAGTTTGCAGCAACGATTATAATCCTTTGTGTGTGTCCTTTGTTGAGAATCAATTCCTCATAATCCTCATTATCGTAGAAATCCTTTAACTTGTCCTCTGCACTTGTATTTGGCTCATATTTGTTAAGATAATCTTGATAAACTGACTTGATTTGTTCCTTAGTTAAACTAGAGCAGTAGGAAGCATATTTTAGGACCTGCCACGTAACATCTCTGCCAGAGTCATCTAGCTTATTTTCTATAACAACCAAGTTACCCTGCTTATCCAGAGCCAGCAAATCCAATCTTTCATTTGTATCATTAAACCCACTGAATTCCTTTTGAATTATTAGCAAATCTTCTTCAAATACTTCAGGATTGTAAGCTATCCATTCCTGTAAATTTTCTCTTTCCCTAAATCCAAGTTCTGAAAAAGTTTTCTGCTCCAATTTGGAAATTCGATTTTTGTTCTTATCAAGAATAAACAAAAAGATCACCTCACAACTATCAATGTTTTTATAAAATCAAAACTCTAATTTTTCTCTCGTACAACAGAAACTTATGATCCTGCACAACATTTTTTTAACCATTTCATATCCCTTAGATAGCATTTACCTTGTTTTATGAACTGAGATCAGATACTTCTTTCTTTAAGTTTGTTTATAAATTTATTTGTTCTACTATACTAATGCTTAACTGAACCTTCCCTGTATCACTTTTTTAACATTGGTGTGTTCTAGCAATATTGAAATTATATTCACTCCTCACCTAACGGAAAGTGTTTCTCCAAAAATTCAAGTGAATCTTCATTCCTCAGCTTACAGACTATATTTTGATTAGCAAAAATTCCTGGCTTTGTGACTGCATTTTCTCTATCAAAAGCTTTTTTCCAATCAATCCCCACTATCCAATCTGCCTTGTCAGGATTATCTTTATCTTCTTTTATATTGGTCTGTTCTAGCGGAGA
This region includes:
- a CDS encoding (deoxy)nucleoside triphosphate pyrophosphohydrolase, whose amino-acid sequence is MKKSLKVVAAIIENDKKEILCALRSPEMSLPNHWEFPGGKVEEGEDIYSALTREIEEELGCTIKTEDLFHENTHEYDTFIINLVAIMAKNIHGTPTPKEHSKLIWLKSENLDSLKWAPADIPAVQKLIKEK
- a CDS encoding DUF4268 domain-containing protein, with amino-acid sequence MFILDKNKNRISKLEQKTFSELGFRERENLQEWIAYNPEVFEEDLLIIQKEFSGFNDTNERLDLLALDKQGNLVVIENKLDDSGRDVTWQVLKYASYCSSLTKEQIKSVYQDYLNKYEPNTSAEDKLKDFYDNEDYEELILNKGHTQRIIIVAANFRKEVTSTVLWLLNYKLRIQCFKVIPYELDDNLFLNIEQVIPMKDSEEYIISMAEKNQDDIDIQVQSKNRHNVRINFWNQLLPEMNKKSDLFKNISPSKDNWIGTGTGISNTAYNFVMSKSYARVELYIQRPIKNENKFIFDELYKLKDSIEEKFGDSLHWDRLDDKKASRVKFQKDNVDVFNQDDWDEMIIFMVDSMIRLEHAFKESLSEVRQKLISRLNQGDV